The Methanococcoides methylutens MM1 genome has a window encoding:
- a CDS encoding ZPR1 zinc finger domain-containing protein, protein MSTDNDSGNESRDSFETRTSCPLCHEELVVKWQGDEIPYFGEVMYITTSCSNCGFRFADTMIMTQKDPVRFELMVEGLEDLNARVIRSTSGTIRIPDLGIDVEPGSVSESYITNIEGILERVRSVVVTATEWVKDEPEAHERGLELQGMLEKAIQGELPLKVIIEDPLGNSAIISEKVISRTLSAEEAANLHSGMIVFDVDSSELEMDSSEKVQPIGNDYK, encoded by the coding sequence TTGAGCACAGATAATGATTCCGGGAATGAGTCCCGGGACTCTTTTGAGACAAGGACATCCTGCCCTCTATGTCATGAGGAACTTGTCGTTAAATGGCAGGGTGATGAGATCCCCTATTTCGGGGAAGTAATGTATATTACCACTTCCTGTTCTAACTGTGGTTTCAGGTTCGCTGACACCATGATCATGACGCAAAAGGATCCGGTCCGTTTTGAACTGATGGTCGAGGGGCTGGAAGATCTTAATGCAAGGGTAATCCGTTCCACATCGGGTACCATTCGCATACCTGATCTGGGCATTGACGTTGAACCGGGTTCTGTATCTGAGTCCTATATCACAAATATCGAAGGCATCCTTGAAAGGGTGAGGTCCGTTGTTGTGACAGCTACTGAATGGGTAAAGGATGAGCCAGAAGCACACGAGCGCGGACTTGAGCTACAGGGAATGCTTGAAAAAGCAATTCAGGGCGAACTCCCATTGAAAGTTATCATAGAGGATCCCCTGGGCAACAGTGCCATCATTTCTGAAAAAGTGATATCACGTACTCTTTCCGCTGAAGAGGCAGCTAACCTGCATAGCGGTATGATAGTCTTTGATGTTGATTCTTCCGAGCTGGAAATGGATTCTTCCGAGAAGGTCCAGCCGATCGGAAATGACTATAAATGA
- the proS gene encoding proline--tRNA ligase: protein MAEQEKEAMLPPKESFSEWYNDLLQVAEIMDVRYPVKGSYVWYPFGFSIRRNVYGIIRELLDKDHQETMFPLLIPENEFMKEAEHIKGFEDEVYWVLNGGTTPLDVKLALRPTSETAIYPMYRLWVRSHADLPLKLYQIVNTFRYETKHTRPLIRLREITSFKEAHTVHATWDDAAAQVDEAIRLYSEFYRRLAVPVLPSKRPNWDKFPGADYTIAVDALMPDGKTLQVGTAHHLGDNFAKTFDIKYEDAEGEQVYAHQTCYGVSERSIAALISIHGDDKGLIMPPEVAPVQAVIIPILFKKSEAVLAACNDVKEKLEAAGIRVTIDDSDKRPGSKYYKWEMKGVPLRIEIGPRDLEKEAAMLARRDTGEKEQVPLASIVNEVIERFAVIQFSLLEKAKEELGARIFECETLDDVRENVAKGIAHVPWCGEEKCGLEMDEQVGAGILGIPTDQDETGTYKCPVCGKDTSIRVYVARTY, encoded by the coding sequence ATGGCCGAACAAGAAAAAGAAGCAATGCTTCCTCCAAAAGAGAGCTTCAGCGAATGGTATAACGATCTGCTACAGGTAGCAGAGATCATGGATGTGCGCTATCCTGTGAAGGGATCCTATGTATGGTATCCTTTTGGTTTTTCCATTCGAAGGAACGTGTACGGAATCATCCGTGAACTCCTTGATAAGGACCATCAGGAAACAATGTTCCCTCTTTTGATACCTGAAAATGAGTTCATGAAAGAGGCCGAGCACATCAAAGGCTTTGAGGATGAGGTCTACTGGGTATTGAACGGAGGTACGACTCCTCTTGATGTAAAGCTTGCACTTCGTCCTACCAGCGAGACTGCTATCTATCCTATGTATCGCCTCTGGGTACGCTCACATGCGGACCTTCCATTGAAATTATACCAGATAGTCAATACTTTCAGGTATGAAACAAAGCACACCCGTCCTCTGATACGCCTGCGTGAGATCACCTCTTTCAAAGAGGCTCATACGGTACATGCCACATGGGATGACGCTGCCGCACAGGTGGATGAGGCCATACGATTATATTCCGAGTTCTACAGGAGACTTGCAGTTCCTGTGCTTCCGTCAAAGAGGCCTAACTGGGACAAGTTCCCTGGAGCTGACTATACCATTGCTGTTGATGCACTGATGCCTGATGGAAAGACCCTTCAGGTCGGTACTGCCCATCATCTTGGCGACAATTTCGCAAAGACTTTCGATATCAAGTACGAGGATGCTGAAGGCGAACAGGTCTATGCCCACCAGACATGTTACGGTGTTTCTGAGCGCTCGATTGCAGCCCTGATCTCCATCCATGGTGATGATAAGGGCCTTATTATGCCACCTGAGGTCGCACCTGTCCAGGCAGTTATCATCCCGATCCTCTTCAAGAAGTCCGAAGCTGTCCTTGCTGCATGTAATGATGTAAAGGAAAAGCTTGAAGCTGCAGGTATCCGTGTAACTATCGATGATAGTGACAAACGTCCTGGTTCCAAGTACTACAAATGGGAAATGAAAGGTGTTCCTCTGAGGATCGAGATCGGTCCAAGGGATCTTGAGAAGGAAGCTGCAATGCTTGCAAGGCGTGACACCGGTGAGAAGGAACAGGTGCCTCTTGCATCTATTGTTAATGAGGTAATTGAAAGGTTTGCTGTTATTCAGTTCTCTCTTCTGGAAAAGGCAAAAGAGGAGCTTGGTGCACGTATCTTCGAATGTGAAACACTGGATGACGTACGTGAGAATGTTGCAAAAGGCATTGCACATGTTCCATGGTGTGGTGAAGAGAAATGCGGGCTCGAGATGGATGAGCAGGTCGGTGCGGGAATTCTTGGAATTCCGACCGATCAGGACGAGACTGGAACTTACAAGTGCCCTGTGTGTGGAAAGGATACCAGCATAAGGGTTTACGTGGCAAGGACATATTGA
- a CDS encoding 50S ribosomal protein L15e: protein MSKSFYSYVRDAWKNPKDSYVRELRWERLQDWRKEGSVTRVERPTRIDRARALGYKAKQGIVVARVKVRRGSMRKSRYIRGRRTQHMGKNKITVAKSIQRISEERASRKYPNMEVLNSYWVGEDGKQKWYEVILVDPSHPVIKSDKNLNWICDKAHSGRTFRGKTSAGRKGRGMKKRGKGTEKTRPSVRSNINSSRK from the coding sequence TTGTCAAAATCATTTTACAGCTATGTAAGAGATGCATGGAAGAACCCAAAGGACTCATATGTTCGTGAGCTCAGGTGGGAAAGACTTCAGGACTGGAGGAAGGAAGGCTCCGTTACAAGGGTAGAGCGCCCAACCCGTATCGACCGTGCACGAGCACTTGGATACAAGGCAAAGCAGGGTATCGTCGTTGCACGTGTAAAGGTACGAAGGGGTAGCATGAGAAAGTCACGTTACATCCGTGGAAGGCGTACCCAGCACATGGGTAAGAACAAGATCACTGTTGCAAAGAGCATCCAGAGGATCTCTGAAGAGCGTGCTAGCAGGAAATACCCTAACATGGAAGTCCTCAACTCTTACTGGGTCGGTGAAGACGGTAAGCAGAAATGGTATGAAGTCATCCTTGTTGACCCAAGCCACCCTGTTATCAAGAGCGACAAGAACCTCAACTGGATCTGTGACAAGGCTCACTCCGGAAGGACATTCCGTGGTAAGACCAGCGCAGGCCGTAAGGGCAGAGGCATGAAGAAGCGCGGCAAGGGTACTGAGAAGACCAGGCCAAGCGTCAGATCAAACATTAACAGCAGCAGAAAGTGA
- the ileS gene encoding isoleucine--tRNA ligase: MIKEVTDQYNAKEIEEKVHEFWEANNAYRAVREHRKGAKKFFFVDGPPYTTGHIHLGTAWNKIIKDSILRYMSMNDHDILDRAGWDMHGLPIEVKVEGALGFESKKDIEAYGVGNFIEKCKEFALRQKDDMTGQFRTLGAWLDWEDPYMTLKDEYIEAAWWTLKQAHEKDLLDTGKRVVNWCPRCETAIADAEVEYEDRDDPSIYIKFKLKDEENAFIVIWTTTPWTIPSNIAVAVHPEFEYSKVKAYNAEGESETLIMATELVENVLRIGRYADYEILETISGEELQGLAYEHPLADLVPIQAEIEHKVYNADYVTAENTGCVHIAPGHGVDDFEVGVKNSLPIFCPVGSNGSYTDEAGKYTGMNIRDANRVVMDDLLEKGLLISEKTISHRYGHCWRCKTPIIYLATEQWFLKIGELKEAMLEEIKKVNWTPEWAGSARFKDWIEGARDWCISRQRYWGIPIPVWKCSKCAKIDVIGTREELVERSGADADIELHRPYVDDVTIPCECGGTMKRAEDVFDVWFDSAVASWATLRFPHTKEQFDEWWPADFITEGHDQTRGWFYSQLGASMVAFGKAPYKSVLMHGFTLDGSGKKMSKSLGNVVQPAEVIDKFGADTLRAYVLSSSAPWEDLKFNWDEIATMHRTNNILWNVYRFPLPYMALDRFNPQEVTLESVKPHLREEDKWILSRMQSVITDVNKAMEERVLHKAMRAINEFVLEDLSRWYIQLIRPRTWVEADDPDKLAVYRVLYDVFVTTAKVIAPFMPHLAEEMYQNLVRSVDVNAPATIHLCDWPTIDESLVDTDLEAEMKAVRSIVEASSNARQKVGRKLRWPVSRIIVNPQDENTVAAVDRLRYVLMDQTNSKDVEVTGIGESWAELGVESAPNPGAIGPVFKGDAGKVNAAIGSMDTMELKKGLAGGEMEIALADGTNVTITEKMVNFSETLPEAVASADFAGGVVFVDANLTREIESEGYSREVIRRIQDMRKELDLDVDENIKSHIQIDDEKVLDLVLDFENYIAKEVRANILVIGLDVDVTGDLVKDWNVEGISIHIAISRAE; encoded by the coding sequence GTGATAAAAGAAGTTACTGATCAGTATAATGCTAAAGAGATCGAAGAGAAGGTTCACGAGTTCTGGGAAGCGAACAATGCTTACAGGGCAGTGCGTGAACACAGGAAAGGCGCCAAGAAGTTCTTTTTTGTGGACGGACCACCATACACCACAGGTCACATCCACCTCGGTACCGCCTGGAACAAGATCATAAAGGACTCCATCCTGAGATACATGTCCATGAACGACCATGACATCCTTGACAGGGCAGGATGGGACATGCATGGGCTTCCTATCGAAGTAAAGGTAGAAGGTGCGCTTGGCTTTGAATCAAAGAAGGACATCGAGGCTTATGGTGTCGGCAATTTCATCGAAAAATGTAAGGAATTCGCACTTCGCCAGAAGGACGACATGACCGGCCAGTTCCGTACACTTGGCGCATGGCTTGACTGGGAAGACCCATACATGACACTCAAGGACGAGTACATCGAAGCCGCATGGTGGACACTTAAGCAGGCACATGAGAAGGACCTCCTTGACACCGGAAAGAGAGTCGTCAACTGGTGTCCCAGATGTGAAACCGCTATCGCTGATGCCGAGGTCGAATACGAGGACCGTGATGATCCTTCAATCTACATCAAGTTCAAATTAAAGGATGAAGAGAATGCCTTCATCGTTATCTGGACCACAACCCCGTGGACCATCCCATCCAACATTGCTGTGGCAGTCCACCCTGAGTTTGAGTACTCAAAAGTTAAGGCCTACAACGCCGAGGGTGAAAGTGAAACACTGATCATGGCAACAGAACTTGTGGAAAATGTACTGAGAATAGGAAGGTACGCAGACTACGAGATCCTTGAGACCATTAGCGGAGAAGAACTCCAGGGGCTTGCCTATGAGCATCCGCTTGCCGACCTCGTGCCGATCCAGGCAGAGATTGAACACAAGGTATACAATGCAGATTATGTTACAGCAGAGAACACCGGTTGTGTCCACATCGCTCCAGGACACGGTGTTGACGACTTTGAGGTCGGTGTAAAGAACAGCCTGCCAATATTCTGTCCTGTAGGCTCCAATGGTAGCTACACAGATGAAGCAGGAAAGTACACCGGCATGAACATCCGTGACGCAAACCGTGTTGTCATGGACGATCTTCTCGAAAAGGGACTGCTTATCTCCGAGAAGACCATCAGCCACAGGTACGGTCACTGCTGGAGATGTAAGACACCCATCATCTACCTTGCAACCGAACAGTGGTTCCTGAAGATCGGCGAGCTCAAGGAAGCAATGCTCGAAGAGATCAAGAAGGTCAACTGGACCCCTGAATGGGCAGGTTCAGCAAGGTTCAAGGACTGGATCGAGGGCGCACGTGACTGGTGTATATCCAGGCAGCGCTACTGGGGTATCCCGATACCAGTATGGAAATGTTCAAAGTGTGCAAAGATCGATGTGATCGGTACAAGGGAAGAACTCGTGGAACGCTCCGGAGCAGATGCAGATATCGAGCTTCACAGGCCATATGTTGATGATGTCACCATACCCTGTGAATGTGGCGGAACCATGAAACGTGCAGAAGATGTTTTCGACGTATGGTTCGACTCTGCAGTGGCATCCTGGGCTACACTCAGATTCCCACACACAAAGGAACAGTTCGATGAGTGGTGGCCTGCTGACTTTATCACAGAGGGACACGACCAGACCAGAGGATGGTTCTATTCACAGCTTGGAGCAAGTATGGTGGCATTTGGAAAGGCACCATACAAGAGCGTGCTCATGCACGGTTTTACCCTTGATGGCAGCGGAAAGAAGATGTCAAAGAGTCTTGGAAATGTCGTACAGCCTGCAGAGGTCATCGACAAGTTCGGTGCTGACACCCTCAGGGCATACGTACTCTCTTCCAGTGCACCATGGGAAGACCTGAAGTTCAACTGGGACGAGATCGCAACAATGCACAGGACCAACAACATCCTGTGGAATGTTTACCGCTTCCCATTGCCATACATGGCACTTGACAGGTTCAACCCGCAGGAAGTCACACTTGAGTCCGTGAAACCACACCTCAGGGAAGAGGACAAATGGATACTCTCACGCATGCAGTCCGTCATAACAGACGTGAACAAGGCCATGGAAGAAAGAGTACTCCACAAGGCAATGCGTGCCATCAATGAGTTCGTACTTGAGGACCTTTCAAGATGGTACATCCAGCTTATCAGGCCAAGGACATGGGTCGAGGCAGATGACCCTGACAAACTGGCAGTTTACAGAGTGCTCTACGATGTGTTCGTGACAACTGCAAAGGTGATCGCACCTTTCATGCCACACCTTGCAGAAGAGATGTACCAGAACCTTGTCAGAAGTGTCGATGTGAATGCACCTGCTACCATCCATCTTTGTGACTGGCCAACGATCGACGAGTCACTTGTGGACACCGACCTTGAAGCAGAAATGAAGGCAGTCCGCTCCATTGTGGAAGCTTCATCCAATGCTCGCCAGAAGGTAGGACGCAAGCTCAGGTGGCCGGTATCACGCATCATTGTCAACCCACAGGACGAGAATACAGTTGCTGCTGTGGACAGGTTGCGCTACGTACTCATGGACCAGACCAATTCCAAGGATGTTGAAGTCACAGGCATCGGAGAAAGCTGGGCCGAGCTCGGAGTGGAATCCGCACCAAACCCCGGAGCTATCGGACCTGTCTTTAAGGGCGATGCCGGCAAGGTGAATGCAGCTATTGGTTCAATGGACACCATGGAATTGAAGAAGGGACTCGCAGGCGGAGAGATGGAGATCGCCCTTGCAGACGGCACAAATGTGACCATCACTGAGAAGATGGTGAACTTCAGCGAGACACTACCTGAAGCTGTTGCAAGCGCTGACTTTGCAGGCGGTGTGGTCTTTGTTGATGCGAACCTGACCCGTGAGATCGAGTCCGAAGGATACTCAAGAGAAGTCATCCGCAGGATACAGGACATGCGTAAGGAACTTGACCTTGACGTTGATGAGAACATCAAATCACATATCCAGATCGACGATGAAAAGGTCCTTGACCTTGTACTCGACTTTGAGAACTACATCGCAAAAGAGGTCCGTGCAAATATCCTCGTGATCGGACTAGATGTTGATGTCACAGGAGATCTTGTAAAGGATTGGAATGTGGAAGGCATTTCAATTCACATCGCAATCTCAAGGGCAGAGTAA
- the sepF gene encoding cell division protein SepF produces the protein MANFMDKLFGSGSKGVTDADEYTELDLGKFEQEMADEPAETYVRVAELTNLNELPGLKKEVYDGNILMIDISTIKADKLMLDRALKDLKDVVIDVHGDIAGIKDDQVLVTPTGVKIDRSKIVGGRY, from the coding sequence ATGGCAAATTTCATGGACAAATTATTTGGAAGCGGATCAAAGGGTGTAACCGATGCTGACGAATATACCGAGCTTGATCTCGGCAAGTTCGAGCAGGAGATGGCAGATGAACCTGCAGAGACCTATGTCAGAGTGGCAGAACTTACGAACCTGAACGAGCTTCCAGGTCTTAAGAAAGAGGTTTATGATGGTAACATTCTCATGATCGATATCTCTACCATCAAGGCTGACAAGCTTATGCTTGACAGGGCACTCAAGGATCTCAAGGACGTTGTCATTGATGTCCATGGTGATATTGCAGGTATCAAGGATGATCAGGTACTTGTCACACCAACAGGCGTAAAGATAGACAGGTCCAAGATAGTTGGTGGAAGGTATTGA
- a CDS encoding RNA-binding protein: MRVSAHATEDVSRVRDALDLFLLNSFDKGKCTDTGKYVEALEIEGHYGNPITLFSSTIKRKPDMKAFATFVRGNMTDGDVELLRSEMPDRLDDDQMFHLRFDKQAAYEGKVRLSSSSDAIIVKMKIETYPKDRQQAGLIVEELFG, encoded by the coding sequence GTGCGTGTAAGCGCACATGCTACTGAGGACGTGTCCAGAGTACGAGATGCTCTGGACCTCTTTTTATTGAATTCATTTGATAAGGGCAAGTGCACAGATACTGGTAAGTATGTTGAAGCACTTGAGATCGAAGGCCATTACGGCAATCCGATAACCCTTTTCAGTTCTACTATCAAACGAAAGCCTGATATGAAGGCCTTTGCGACCTTTGTACGCGGGAACATGACCGATGGGGATGTTGAACTGCTCAGGAGTGAGATGCCTGACAGGCTGGATGATGACCAGATGTTCCACTTAAGGTTCGATAAACAGGCAGCATATGAAGGTAAGGTCAGGCTGTCCTCTTCTTCAGATGCAATTATTGTAAAAATGAAGATCGAGACCTATCCGAAGGACCGCCAGCAAGCCGGGCTAATTGTGGAGGAATTATTTGGCTGA
- a CDS encoding KamA family radical SAM protein has product MVEELINWEDVPNDPIFTLTFPNRHMLLPHHYQKMETLLRNDAPEEEVEGEIQNIRMSMNPHPAGQLEKNVPEHEGQILRGMQHKYDETILFFPAQGQTCHAFCTFCFRWAQFIGMDDLKFSSRDVELLISYLQEHPEVKDVLFTGGDPMTMSAGLLKRYIEPILEADIRSIENIRIGTKSLSYWPYRFVSDKDSEDILALFSNVTEHNKHMALMAHFNHPRELATDVVKKAIQNIRSTGTQIRTQSPLIAHINDEASLWEQMWREQVRLGCIPYYMFMVRNTGAKHYFDVPMAKAWEIFQNAYQNVSGLARTVRGPSMSTDPGKINILGVQEINNEKVFVLEFLQGRESNWVRKPFFAKYSQTASWLTDLKPAFGNDRFFFD; this is encoded by the coding sequence GTGGTCGAGGAACTCATCAACTGGGAAGATGTTCCGAATGACCCGATATTTACTCTGACCTTCCCTAACAGGCACATGTTGCTTCCCCATCATTACCAGAAGATGGAAACCCTCTTGAGAAATGATGCTCCGGAAGAAGAGGTCGAAGGTGAGATACAGAACATTAGAATGAGCATGAACCCTCACCCTGCAGGCCAGCTTGAGAAAAATGTACCTGAACATGAAGGGCAGATCCTTCGCGGAATGCAGCACAAATATGATGAAACTATCCTTTTCTTCCCTGCCCAGGGACAGACCTGCCATGCATTCTGTACATTCTGCTTCAGATGGGCACAGTTCATTGGCATGGATGACCTGAAATTCTCCAGCCGGGATGTCGAACTCCTTATATCGTACCTTCAGGAACACCCAGAGGTCAAAGATGTGCTTTTCACAGGCGGAGACCCCATGACCATGAGCGCAGGCCTCCTCAAAAGATACATCGAGCCAATCCTTGAAGCGGATATCCGCAGTATTGAGAACATAAGGATAGGTACCAAATCTTTAAGTTACTGGCCTTATCGCTTTGTTTCTGATAAAGATAGTGAAGATATCCTTGCCCTTTTCAGCAATGTTACGGAACACAATAAGCACATGGCACTCATGGCACATTTCAACCACCCAAGGGAACTTGCCACCGATGTCGTGAAGAAGGCCATACAGAACATCCGTTCAACGGGCACACAGATAAGGACGCAATCACCCCTGATAGCGCACATAAATGATGAAGCTTCCCTCTGGGAACAGATGTGGAGAGAACAGGTGCGTCTTGGATGTATCCCGTACTATATGTTCATGGTAAGGAACACAGGTGCAAAACACTACTTCGACGTACCTATGGCAAAGGCATGGGAGATATTCCAGAATGCATACCAGAACGTCAGCGGGCTTGCAAGAACTGTGCGCGGCCCAAGTATGTCTACTGACCCCGGAAAGATCAATATACTCGGAGTTCAGGAGATAAACAACGAAAAGGTCTTTGTGCTTGAGTTCCTGCAGGGACGCGAAAGCAACTGGGTTCGCAAGCCTTTCTTTGCAAAATATTCCCAGACAGCTTCATGGCTCACAGACCTGAAACCTGCTTTTGGTAATGACAGGTTCTTCTTCGACTAA
- the cobT gene encoding nicotinate mononucleotide-dependent phosphoribosyltransferase CobT: protein MGSQIANDKKPEKPLFICVLANTETAYIDKISAAGKTAKLTDYTPTGDAELVETGGIISTPVLPMTPPYNTPTPGLITRASLQLSKVPHLFVNSGLKIAPKVSFEDLGAKPGEDIRQEIAVHDVEGIIERARQVGEKVRDEHDMFVIGESTPAGTTTAMGVLNALGYDGHVSSSSCENPVDLKQKVVCEAMAVSGITKGSMESDPVRAVSCLGDPMMPATAGLVEGLKGKRVILAGGTQMAAVYAFMKHMGTDLSNVSIVTTSYVAEDESANFNEIIEALGADMHAVDPGFGRSSHKGLRQYELGYVKEGVGAGGALYLAGLLGVSVDSIREEIENICVELADLIDEE, encoded by the coding sequence ATGGGATCTCAGATAGCTAATGATAAGAAACCTGAAAAGCCACTTTTCATTTGTGTGCTGGCAAATACGGAGACTGCTTATATTGATAAGATATCTGCAGCAGGGAAGACTGCCAAACTGACGGACTATACGCCCACAGGCGATGCAGAACTTGTTGAGACCGGTGGCATAATCAGCACTCCGGTCCTTCCGATGACCCCTCCGTACAACACCCCTACTCCCGGCCTTATCACCCGTGCATCCCTGCAGTTGTCAAAAGTGCCTCATCTTTTCGTGAACTCAGGTCTGAAGATCGCTCCTAAGGTCTCATTTGAAGACCTTGGGGCAAAGCCTGGTGAGGATATTCGCCAGGAGATCGCAGTCCATGATGTTGAAGGGATCATTGAACGTGCACGTCAGGTGGGCGAGAAGGTGCGTGATGAGCATGATATGTTCGTGATCGGGGAAAGCACTCCTGCCGGAACCACCACTGCAATGGGTGTGCTCAATGCGCTTGGGTATGACGGTCACGTTAGCAGCAGTTCTTGTGAGAATCCTGTTGACCTGAAGCAGAAAGTTGTCTGTGAGGCAATGGCTGTATCAGGTATTACAAAAGGGAGCATGGAGTCTGATCCTGTTCGGGCGGTTTCCTGCCTTGGCGATCCTATGATGCCTGCAACTGCAGGTCTTGTGGAGGGTCTTAAGGGCAAGCGTGTGATCCTTGCAGGTGGAACTCAGATGGCAGCTGTCTATGCTTTCATGAAGCACATGGGTACTGACCTCAGCAATGTTTCCATTGTGACCACCAGTTATGTTGCAGAAGATGAAAGTGCTAATTTCAATGAGATCATTGAAGCACTTGGTGCAGACATGCATGCTGTTGATCCTGGATTCGGACGCTCTTCACACAAAGGCCTGAGGCAGTATGAGCTTGGATATGTCAAGGAAGGTGTTGGTGCAGGCGGTGCACTTTATCTCGCAGGTCTTCTGGGAGTTTCCGTGGACAGCATCCGTGAAGAGATCGAGAACATCTGTGTCGAGCTTGCTGACCTTATTGACGAGGAATAA
- a CDS encoding 6-hydroxymethylpterin diphosphokinase MptE-like protein, producing the protein MDFKKWEPVYEKILEDFGFSREDDENSATLLSHLLIGPNTVDTSALEELISGKDALVCGNAPKLEIDLKEVNVEDYVIIAADGATAHLMDNGIVPHIIVTDLDGDVEKETEANQQGSIMVVHAHGDNTEKLLRYVPQFKNVIGTTQAEPFANIHNFGGFTDGDRCVFLAHEFNAKSITLVGFDFYDKNVTPMKEKKLKWAQRLLGAF; encoded by the coding sequence ATGGATTTTAAAAAGTGGGAACCAGTCTACGAGAAGATCCTGGAGGACTTTGGATTCTCCAGGGAGGATGACGAGAATTCCGCCACCCTCCTTTCCCATCTTTTGATCGGACCCAATACTGTGGATACATCAGCCCTTGAAGAACTTATCAGTGGAAAGGACGCCCTTGTATGTGGAAATGCCCCGAAGCTTGAGATAGACCTGAAGGAAGTCAATGTCGAGGACTACGTGATCATCGCAGCCGATGGCGCCACAGCACACCTTATGGATAATGGCATTGTACCTCACATAATTGTCACAGACCTTGACGGCGATGTGGAAAAAGAGACCGAGGCAAACCAGCAGGGTTCCATAATGGTAGTCCATGCACATGGCGATAATACTGAAAAACTGCTAAGATACGTGCCGCAGTTCAAGAACGTGATCGGCACCACCCAGGCAGAACCTTTCGCGAATATCCATAACTTCGGCGGTTTCACGGACGGAGACAGATGTGTATTCCTTGCACACGAGTTCAATGCTAAAAGCATAACCCTTGTGGGTTTTGATTTCTATGACAAGAACGTCACACCAATGAAGGAAAAGAAGCTCAAATGGGCACAGAGGCTCTTAGGGGCTTTCTGA
- a CDS encoding RNA-binding protein: MKIKSRVQLRKSVKNKLLTSLSSSFGDVIDRIADKKLESAMANWFKIIIVDGAVLFFQDEGADKMFPTVKGVLDLGIDSPKVTVDAGAVKFVVNGADIMGPGIVSADPDINEGDLVIIAEETHNKPLAIGRALVSASDMVGKSGKAVKSIHYVGDELWNLEV; this comes from the coding sequence TTGAAAATAAAATCCAGAGTTCAACTGCGAAAATCTGTAAAGAACAAATTGTTGACTTCCCTTAGTTCATCCTTTGGCGATGTCATTGACAGGATTGCGGACAAAAAACTGGAAAGCGCTATGGCAAACTGGTTCAAGATCATAATAGTCGATGGCGCTGTCCTCTTCTTCCAGGATGAGGGCGCCGATAAAATGTTCCCGACCGTCAAAGGTGTGCTGGATCTTGGCATTGATTCCCCTAAAGTGACAGTTGATGCGGGTGCAGTGAAATTCGTTGTAAACGGTGCGGACATTATGGGTCCTGGTATCGTGTCTGCAGATCCTGATATCAACGAGGGCGATCTTGTGATCATAGCAGAGGAAACTCATAACAAACCACTTGCTATCGGGCGTGCACTGGTTTCGGCAAGTGATATGGTGGGCAAGTCCGGCAAAGCAGTAAAATCCATACATTATGTAGGGGATGAACTTTGGAACCTTGAGGTATGA